In Bifidobacterium sp. ESL0745, one DNA window encodes the following:
- a CDS encoding AAA family ATPase: protein MSSYSSQIDEEQHAVDRAYGRLDSLRAQTRSRLDAVRAAGAHGSPTMRTERDSFATMYEDRLTQLRGVEDRLVFGRIDSDKGEKRYIGRMGLLSENHEPILTDWRAEAARPFYEATPTEHGDIVMRRHITLSFRKVVGIEDEVLDVNSGQVGQAEQNGTLTGEGALIASLNSKRTGKMTDIVATIQGEQDRIIRAPMDRAIVVQGGPGTGKTAVALHRAAYLLYTHRRRLERSGVLVVGPSSAFLRYINQVLPSLGETGVVSRTIGDLVPGFNADGTDSPRAAQLKGEARMAHAIANAVAARERVPKHLPTVRINGMDVAMRKTDVMQALEDAKRTRLPHNRARETFVKSVLNAMRNRYVDNLDYTPEQSEISDVAMQLKMHDEIRKTLNLAWLPMNGPWLIDQLFAKPKQLRRFAPWLSDNDIETLVRPKHSPMTASDIPLLDEAMELLGPDPKISAREAAAKAKRNEEEQFAKDTLAQAGIGSGIVTSSMLIDNINGIDAEAVAQKAGADREWTYGHIVIDEAQELTAMDWRMLMRRCPSRSFTIVGDVAQTSALGGTRRWDKTMDRLFGPNGWDLKELTINYRNPQEVSQLATRFAEDEGLYVSTTKGVRTVSDSVRRVNADDRTSANALLSTINHASLDLANQFISSDGTGRVAVIAPDSQLTAIRRSLYRALSREKGEAIASKLMGIAEGKEHKETGSVFESSLSDAPLSVCDTQMIKGLEYDAVILVQPGEIAQNAPSRLSGAADLYVALTRPTQRLAIVRTPADKRLLDL from the coding sequence ATGTCGAGCTACTCCTCGCAGATTGACGAAGAACAGCATGCGGTCGACCGCGCCTACGGTCGGCTTGACTCCCTGCGAGCGCAAACCCGCTCAAGGCTGGATGCCGTTCGTGCCGCCGGCGCACACGGTTCGCCCACCATGCGCACCGAACGGGACTCTTTCGCCACGATGTACGAGGACCGGCTCACCCAATTGCGCGGCGTCGAGGACCGTCTGGTGTTCGGGCGCATCGACAGCGACAAAGGCGAAAAACGCTATATCGGCCGCATGGGGTTGTTGAGCGAAAACCACGAGCCGATACTGACCGACTGGCGCGCCGAAGCCGCCCGTCCGTTCTACGAAGCCACGCCGACCGAGCACGGCGACATCGTCATGCGCCGGCATATCACCTTGAGTTTCCGCAAGGTGGTCGGCATCGAAGACGAGGTCCTTGACGTCAATTCCGGACAAGTGGGCCAGGCCGAGCAAAATGGAACACTGACCGGAGAAGGGGCCCTGATTGCCTCGCTCAACTCCAAACGCACCGGGAAAATGACCGACATTGTGGCCACCATCCAAGGTGAACAGGATCGCATCATCCGCGCGCCGATGGATCGGGCGATCGTCGTACAAGGCGGACCCGGCACCGGGAAAACCGCAGTAGCCCTGCATCGCGCCGCCTATCTGCTTTACACCCATCGTCGTCGGCTCGAACGTTCCGGCGTGCTCGTGGTTGGCCCCAGTTCTGCTTTTCTGCGCTACATCAACCAAGTGCTGCCTTCGTTGGGAGAAACGGGTGTGGTTTCGCGTACCATCGGCGATCTGGTTCCCGGCTTCAACGCCGACGGCACGGATTCGCCCCGAGCAGCCCAGCTGAAGGGCGAAGCCAGAATGGCCCATGCGATCGCCAATGCTGTGGCTGCAAGGGAGCGTGTTCCCAAACATTTGCCGACAGTGCGCATCAACGGTATGGACGTCGCAATGCGCAAAACCGACGTCATGCAGGCATTGGAAGACGCCAAACGTACCCGCTTGCCGCATAACAGGGCCAGGGAGACCTTTGTAAAAAGCGTCCTGAACGCGATGCGCAACCGGTACGTGGACAATCTCGATTACACCCCGGAACAGTCGGAAATCTCGGACGTGGCGATGCAGCTGAAAATGCACGATGAGATTCGAAAGACACTGAACCTCGCATGGCTGCCCATGAATGGACCTTGGCTGATCGATCAGCTGTTCGCCAAGCCCAAACAGCTGCGCCGATTCGCCCCCTGGCTTTCCGACAACGACATCGAAACGCTGGTACGGCCAAAGCACTCGCCGATGACGGCTTCCGACATCCCCCTGCTCGACGAAGCCATGGAACTGCTCGGCCCCGATCCGAAAATCTCGGCCCGCGAAGCCGCAGCCAAGGCCAAGCGCAATGAAGAGGAGCAATTCGCCAAAGACACCTTGGCACAGGCCGGCATCGGCTCGGGCATCGTCACTTCCTCGATGCTGATTGACAATATCAACGGCATCGATGCAGAGGCTGTGGCCCAGAAAGCAGGCGCGGACCGCGAATGGACCTATGGGCATATCGTCATCGATGAAGCGCAGGAACTCACGGCGATGGATTGGCGGATGCTGATGCGACGCTGCCCGTCACGTTCCTTCACCATCGTCGGAGACGTGGCACAGACGTCGGCATTGGGAGGAACCCGACGTTGGGATAAGACCATGGATCGTCTGTTCGGACCCAATGGATGGGACCTCAAAGAGCTGACGATCAACTATCGCAACCCCCAAGAGGTCTCTCAACTGGCAACCCGTTTCGCCGAGGACGAGGGGCTGTATGTATCCACCACAAAAGGCGTGCGCACGGTATCCGATTCGGTGCGGCGCGTCAACGCCGATGACCGGACATCAGCCAATGCCCTATTGTCAACCATCAATCACGCATCCTTGGATCTGGCGAACCAGTTTATTTCGAGCGACGGCACCGGTCGCGTCGCCGTCATTGCTCCCGATTCGCAGCTCACAGCAATACGCCGAAGCCTGTATCGGGCCTTGTCCCGAGAAAAGGGCGAGGCGATCGCCTCAAAACTAATGGGAATAGCGGAAGGCAAAGAACACAAAGAGACGGGCAGCGTTTTCGAGTCCTCGCTCAGCGATGCACCATTGAGCGTGTGCGATACACAGATGATCAAAGGCTTGGAATACGATGCCGTGATCTTGGTTCAACCCGGTGAAATCGCTCAGAATGCACCATCGCGTCTTTCAGGAGCGGCCGATCTGTACGTGGCGTTGACCAGGCCGACACAACGGCTGGCTATAGTTCGAACACCGGCAGACAAACGTCTGCTTGACCTGTAA
- the mraZ gene encoding division/cell wall cluster transcriptional repressor MraZ: MAAPATSNPAMAPMGQPEPLLLGTYTPKIDKKGRMALPAKMRAQLGEGMVMARGQEKCVYLLPQTEFRRIASRIQRASMGNKATRSYLRVFLSGAVEGEPDKQGRVLVPQTLRSYAGLGDDIVVIGVGTRAEIWNKESWDAYLAAQEEGYSDIADDVLPAVEW, translated from the coding sequence ATGGCCGCACCTGCGACAAGCAACCCCGCAATGGCGCCGATGGGCCAGCCCGAACCGCTGCTGCTCGGTACGTACACCCCGAAAATCGACAAAAAGGGACGTATGGCATTGCCCGCCAAAATGCGCGCCCAACTCGGTGAAGGCATGGTCATGGCCCGAGGTCAGGAAAAATGCGTCTATTTGCTGCCGCAAACCGAATTCCGTCGTATAGCGTCGCGGATCCAGCGCGCCTCGATGGGTAACAAGGCCACCAGAAGCTATCTGCGTGTTTTCCTTTCAGGTGCCGTCGAAGGCGAACCCGACAAGCAGGGGCGTGTTTTGGTGCCGCAGACGTTGCGCAGTTATGCCGGTTTGGGCGATGACATCGTCGTCATCGGAGTGGGCACCCGTGCGGAGATCTGGAACAAGGAATCGTGGGATGCCTATCTGGCAGCCCAGGAAGAGGGCTATTCCGATATAGCCGATGATGTGTTGCCGGCGGTGGAGTGGTGA
- the rsmH gene encoding 16S rRNA (cytosine(1402)-N(4))-methyltransferase RsmH, translating to MTDLTNIHKPVLLHECVQLVTPALRHSGAVVVDCTLGLAGHAVAFLNAAPQARLIGIDRDEEALSMATERMRQAGLDSRFTPVHAAFDEFTDVLDGLNIARVDAAFMDLGLSSLQIDELDRGFSYSHDSPLDMRMDTSQSFDAAQILAEYPQSELIRIFREYGQERFSVPIARAIVRQREKKPLKTSRQLDELVDRVVPKSHRGKGNPAKRVFQALRIEVNGELDMLKQTLPQIANHLALNGRLVVESYHSLEDRTVKTFMAQGLRVDAPADLPIVPADAQPFFKELTRGALKADQAEIEHNPRSAPVRLRGVELCRELPVRWRNRFANDAREEHGGRGVQDIESSHERIRNHETEKKRRG from the coding sequence ATGACCGATCTGACGAATATCCATAAGCCGGTCCTTTTGCACGAGTGCGTCCAGTTGGTCACCCCGGCGTTGCGCCATTCAGGTGCCGTTGTGGTCGATTGCACATTGGGGCTTGCCGGGCATGCTGTGGCGTTCCTCAATGCCGCGCCGCAGGCTCGCCTTATTGGCATCGACCGCGACGAGGAAGCACTGTCCATGGCCACCGAGCGTATGCGGCAAGCCGGGCTTGACTCACGGTTCACCCCCGTTCATGCCGCGTTCGACGAGTTCACCGACGTGCTTGACGGATTGAACATCGCAAGGGTCGACGCGGCGTTCATGGATCTGGGACTCTCCAGCCTTCAGATCGACGAGCTCGACCGCGGGTTCTCCTATTCGCACGATTCCCCCCTTGATATGCGTATGGACACGAGCCAAAGCTTCGATGCGGCGCAGATTCTGGCCGAATACCCACAAAGTGAGCTCATTCGCATCTTCCGTGAGTACGGGCAGGAACGGTTCTCGGTGCCGATCGCGCGTGCCATTGTGCGCCAACGCGAAAAGAAACCGCTGAAGACCTCCCGTCAGCTGGACGAATTGGTCGATCGGGTCGTACCGAAGTCGCATCGAGGCAAGGGCAACCCCGCCAAGCGCGTATTCCAGGCGTTGCGCATCGAGGTCAACGGTGAGCTCGACATGCTTAAGCAGACATTGCCGCAAATTGCCAACCACCTGGCCCTGAACGGAAGGCTGGTCGTGGAGTCCTACCACTCGCTGGAGGACCGCACGGTCAAGACGTTCATGGCTCAGGGGTTGCGCGTCGACGCTCCCGCCGATTTGCCGATCGTCCCCGCCGATGCCCAACCATTCTTCAAGGAATTGACGCGAGGGGCCCTGAAAGCCGATCAGGCCGAAATCGAGCACAATCCACGTTCGGCGCCCGTCAGATTGCGCGGCGTCGAACTTTGCCGCGAGCTCCCCGTGCGTTGGCGCAACCGGTTCGCCAACGACGCGCGGGAAGAACACGGTGGACGAGGAGTCCAGGACATCGAATCGTCACATGAGCGCATCCGTAATCACGAAACCGAAAAGAAAAGGAGGGGATGA
- a CDS encoding penicillin-binding protein 2, whose translation MRSIASKAKPWKFVSRCTVIGTVIALIFVVCFGQLANLQLLNGREMAEAATAGRTLKVPVYAMRGKILDTNGAVLAQSVERYTIIADPKDAQEYAPVCNKQVTNNCVIYNDPSDQSKGYKTKGLVGAAQVARLVAPVLGMDPLELGGKLAGSGRYTVLKKDVEPAAKRKLDKLGLGGIVYGELSQNRVYSDGTLMGAFLGGVDDKANGASGMEQVQNAALSGSDGYRVYQRGNNGVEIPGTMTDSKSARNGSDVKLTIDSDVDWFVKKVLTDGKAQYNADWAIACVVDTRTHKIIALDDSDGIQAGSDQAKLNVSRAVSETFEPGSIGKTFSMAGLMQHGIHQMTDRFQVPDHLNKDNQIFKDSENHPLSNWTLAGILQESSNVGMVMASDNYKDQDRYDMLTKFGIGQPTGLNLPGESRGTLANPNAWDKRTRDTILFGQGYATNALQLTNAIASVADGGIYRKLSIVDSITNADGHVTTTPQDEGTRILDPNVDSQLMNAMESSAEHYQKTVGINGYRIAGKSGTAQVAGPSGALDSIVADWTGILPADNPRFVVTVAMKNPQGIYGGITSGALFKQIGEFLMQKYEVPASAPRTDAIPVTW comes from the coding sequence ATGCGTTCGATCGCAAGCAAGGCCAAACCCTGGAAATTCGTCTCGCGATGCACTGTCATCGGCACGGTGATCGCGCTCATTTTCGTCGTCTGTTTCGGGCAATTGGCCAACCTGCAGCTGCTCAATGGTCGTGAAATGGCCGAGGCGGCGACGGCAGGCCGCACTTTGAAGGTGCCGGTATACGCCATGCGTGGCAAGATATTGGACACCAACGGGGCGGTGCTGGCGCAGAGTGTGGAGCGCTATACAATCATCGCGGACCCGAAGGACGCTCAGGAATATGCGCCGGTATGCAACAAGCAGGTAACCAACAATTGCGTGATCTATAACGATCCCAGCGACCAATCGAAAGGCTACAAGACCAAGGGGTTGGTCGGTGCGGCGCAAGTGGCCAGGCTGGTCGCGCCGGTGCTGGGTATGGATCCCTTGGAACTTGGCGGCAAACTCGCAGGCTCCGGCCGATACACCGTCCTGAAAAAGGACGTGGAACCGGCCGCAAAACGCAAACTCGACAAGCTTGGCTTGGGAGGCATCGTCTACGGCGAGCTCTCGCAGAACCGCGTCTATTCTGACGGCACGTTGATGGGCGCGTTCCTCGGCGGTGTCGATGACAAGGCCAATGGCGCCTCTGGCATGGAGCAGGTTCAAAACGCCGCGCTTTCCGGCAGCGACGGGTACCGTGTCTACCAGCGGGGCAACAACGGGGTGGAGATTCCTGGCACGATGACCGATTCGAAATCGGCGCGCAACGGCAGCGATGTCAAACTGACCATAGATTCAGATGTCGATTGGTTCGTCAAAAAGGTCCTGACCGATGGCAAGGCACAGTACAATGCGGATTGGGCCATCGCCTGCGTGGTGGACACACGCACGCACAAGATCATCGCGCTTGACGATTCCGACGGGATCCAGGCCGGCAGCGATCAGGCAAAACTCAATGTCTCCCGTGCAGTATCCGAGACCTTCGAGCCCGGCTCTATCGGCAAGACCTTCTCGATGGCGGGTCTGATGCAGCATGGCATCCACCAGATGACCGACCGGTTCCAGGTTCCCGACCATCTGAACAAAGACAACCAGATCTTCAAGGATTCCGAGAACCATCCGCTTTCCAATTGGACTTTGGCCGGCATCCTTCAGGAATCCTCGAACGTCGGCATGGTCATGGCCTCCGACAACTACAAGGACCAGGACCGTTACGACATGCTCACCAAGTTCGGCATAGGGCAGCCCACGGGTCTGAACCTTCCCGGCGAGTCGCGGGGAACGCTGGCCAATCCCAACGCCTGGGATAAACGCACCCGCGACACCATCCTGTTCGGACAGGGCTATGCCACCAACGCCCTGCAGCTGACCAACGCCATAGCGAGTGTGGCCGACGGCGGCATCTACCGCAAGCTTTCCATCGTCGATTCGATCACCAACGCCGACGGCCATGTCACCACCACACCGCAGGACGAAGGTACGCGTATCCTCGATCCCAATGTCGATTCGCAGCTGATGAACGCCATGGAATCGTCGGCCGAGCACTATCAGAAAACGGTTGGTATCAACGGTTATCGTATCGCCGGCAAGTCCGGAACCGCCCAGGTCGCCGGGCCGAGCGGTGCCCTCGACAGCATCGTCGCCGACTGGACAGGCATACTTCCCGCCGACAATCCCCGTTTTGTGGTCACCGTGGCGATGAAGAACCCGCAGGGCATCTACGGCGGCATCACCAGCGGCGCGCTCTTCAAGCAAATCGGTGAATTCCTTATGCAGAAGTACGAAGTCCCCGCCTCAGCTCCGCGCACTGATGCTATCCCTGTTACGTGGTGA
- a CDS encoding UDP-N-acetylmuramyl peptide synthase: MSVVSESISRRVTLGYIAGHYGLNLEPKFADGVTVTSIADRPDSVRPGALFVLPSGGDSSLLSLAASRGAYAVLAPPAFASAAQSAGVPALLATVDKETMGALAADIAGTPANTMAVFVVCGRDDEEVQADVIRLADFLHMLGNPVGIVSASGSSSLERELEMTYPLGILDIQHTLAVCSEDGAAAMVIAADTQTLRPGALESVNVDVLGSIDILDRNQAAGTLEAMRQRYGFSIDERKHLVTCNEESGWLAGQTSISESLEGQRRLSLAIAMAMDAGVRRSNIRNALRVSKELQ; the protein is encoded by the coding sequence ATGAGCGTGGTAAGCGAATCGATTTCACGACGTGTGACGTTGGGCTATATCGCCGGCCATTATGGTCTGAATCTTGAACCCAAGTTCGCCGACGGGGTCACCGTCACCTCAATTGCCGACCGCCCCGATTCGGTGCGTCCCGGAGCCCTTTTCGTCCTTCCTTCCGGAGGCGATTCCTCGCTGCTTTCGCTTGCTGCAAGCCGTGGCGCATACGCGGTGCTGGCACCGCCTGCCTTCGCGTCGGCGGCGCAATCGGCCGGTGTCCCGGCCCTTCTTGCTACGGTGGATAAGGAGACGATGGGCGCGTTGGCCGCCGATATCGCCGGTACGCCCGCCAATACCATGGCGGTATTCGTGGTCTGTGGCCGGGATGACGAGGAAGTACAGGCCGACGTGATCAGGCTCGCCGATTTTCTGCATATGCTCGGCAATCCGGTGGGCATCGTCAGCGCTTCCGGTTCCAGTTCTCTGGAGCGAGAACTTGAAATGACCTATCCTCTGGGAATCCTTGACATCCAGCACACGCTCGCGGTGTGTTCCGAAGACGGCGCGGCCGCGATGGTGATCGCCGCCGACACGCAGACCTTACGTCCCGGGGCTCTTGAAAGCGTCAACGTGGATGTGTTGGGTTCCATCGACATATTGGACAGGAACCAAGCTGCAGGCACGCTTGAAGCGATGCGGCAGCGCTATGGGTTCTCGATCGATGAGCGCAAGCATCTGGTCACGTGCAACGAGGAATCCGGATGGTTGGCGGGCCAGACCTCGATTTCCGAGAGCCTTGAGGGCCAGCGCCGGCTTTCCCTGGCGATCGCCATGGCCATGGATGCCGGCGTTCGCCGCAGCAACATCCGCAACGCCTTGCGTGTTTCCAAGGAATTGCAATGA
- the murF gene encoding UDP-N-acetylmuramoyl-tripeptide--D-alanyl-D-alanine ligase has product MMPMTVAEIADAVDGRLVIGAGDTLPQGAVATSTVSDSRQISEGSVFVAIPGERVDGHDFVAGAAAAGAVAALVDHVVQGADDTAQIVVENTVAALGRLAQHNIVRRRELGTDFTVIGITGSVGKTTTKDLLHSLMAQLGPTVAPVGSFNNEIGLPLTALKVGEHTRFFVAEMGANHVGEIAGLTRIVPPDLAVVLKVGVAHLGEFGSVERIAQAKSEIVQGLVTGGIAVLNADDKRVAAMTRFAPGEVLWFGLDGEARPDVGRMSATDITVDALDRPSFTLLAPNGERARVNLGIGGSHNVINALAAATVASHFGMPIAQIAEGLGDVKHISPHRMAVSTVDLGKGAGTFTLIDDSFNANPDSMRAGLDGLARWESVDRNADDGVRSEAQNRPNPYRVAVLGAMLELGDEEMDLHRRTGAYAASLGLDEIIAVGNETDKHFDALASALAQGAQQAQDEVPGTPGRTPVVVQWVHSAVEAERLVADIVRRHQDTVVLLKGSHFSGLSALAERWARMEKQTQQEVEPEH; this is encoded by the coding sequence ATGATGCCGATGACGGTCGCGGAAATCGCGGATGCGGTGGATGGCCGCTTGGTGATTGGAGCGGGAGACACGCTGCCGCAAGGGGCGGTGGCAACCTCCACCGTAAGCGATTCCCGGCAGATCAGCGAGGGATCGGTGTTCGTTGCCATCCCCGGCGAGCGCGTGGACGGCCATGATTTCGTGGCCGGTGCCGCAGCTGCCGGCGCTGTGGCCGCCTTGGTCGATCACGTGGTACAGGGAGCGGACGATACAGCGCAGATCGTGGTGGAAAACACCGTCGCAGCCTTGGGACGCTTGGCGCAGCACAATATCGTGCGTCGGCGAGAGCTTGGGACGGACTTTACCGTCATCGGCATCACCGGTTCGGTCGGAAAGACGACGACCAAGGACCTGCTGCATTCGCTGATGGCGCAGCTTGGGCCGACTGTGGCTCCCGTCGGTTCGTTCAACAACGAAATAGGCCTGCCGCTTACCGCGTTGAAGGTCGGCGAGCATACACGCTTCTTCGTCGCCGAAATGGGGGCGAACCACGTCGGCGAAATCGCAGGGCTCACGCGCATCGTGCCTCCTGATCTTGCTGTGGTCCTCAAGGTCGGCGTCGCTCATTTGGGGGAGTTCGGGTCCGTTGAGCGCATCGCCCAGGCCAAAAGCGAGATTGTGCAAGGTCTGGTGACCGGTGGCATTGCTGTGCTGAACGCTGACGACAAGCGCGTGGCAGCGATGACGCGATTCGCGCCCGGTGAGGTGCTGTGGTTCGGGCTGGACGGTGAGGCCAGGCCGGATGTCGGCAGGATGAGCGCCACTGACATCACCGTCGACGCCTTGGACCGTCCCAGTTTCACTCTGCTTGCCCCGAACGGCGAGCGTGCGCGGGTGAATCTGGGTATTGGCGGGTCCCACAATGTCATCAACGCATTGGCTGCGGCCACGGTCGCCAGCCATTTTGGCATGCCGATCGCACAAATCGCCGAAGGGCTGGGCGATGTCAAGCATATCAGCCCGCATCGCATGGCCGTCTCGACGGTTGACCTGGGTAAGGGCGCCGGAACGTTTACGCTTATCGACGATTCGTTCAACGCGAATCCCGATTCCATGCGTGCCGGACTCGACGGGCTTGCCCGCTGGGAATCGGTTGACAGGAACGCAGACGACGGCGTGCGAAGCGAGGCGCAAAATCGCCCGAACCCCTATCGTGTCGCTGTATTGGGCGCGATGCTCGAACTGGGGGACGAGGAGATGGATCTGCATCGGCGCACGGGTGCCTACGCCGCCTCGTTGGGGTTGGATGAAATCATCGCCGTGGGCAACGAAACCGACAAGCACTTCGACGCGCTCGCCTCCGCTTTGGCGCAGGGGGCGCAGCAGGCCCAAGACGAGGTTCCCGGAACGCCGGGGCGTACCCCCGTCGTGGTGCAATGGGTACATAGTGCCGTTGAGGCCGAGAGGCTGGTCGCGGATATCGTCCGCCGGCATCAAGACACCGTCGTGCTGCTCAAAGGTTCGCATTTTTCGGGGCTTTCCGCCCTGGCGGAGCGTTGGGCGCGCATGGAAAAGCAAACGCAACAGGAAGTGGAGCCGGAACATTGA
- the mraY gene encoding phospho-N-acetylmuramoyl-pentapeptide-transferase — MISLIIGIVVSLLVTMIGTPVMIRVVHRLHYGQYIRQDGPQSHLLKRGTATMGGVVIIFAVLFGWGASALYRGLTGGQSVSWSAVLVLFAMVSMGALGFIDDFAKVRKKQNTGLSVGGKFFGQFVFATIYAVLALLIPTKSGFPSAQAGMSFIEHPFFSFEFAGKVVAIVIFVIWVNFLMIAWTNAVNLTDGLDGLATGSSMISLAGYTIIAFWESYHVKGGPKIGYSYAVSDPLDLTIIAACAAVACFGFLWYNSNPATIFMGDTGSLALGGLFAALSIATHTEFLAVIIGGLYVIEALSDVIQVGCFKLTHKRVFKMAPIHHHFELMGWSEQKVVVRFWMIEFMFVLIGLMIFYADWASRSGLLI; from the coding sequence TTGATTTCCCTCATCATCGGTATCGTGGTCTCGCTGCTGGTCACGATGATTGGCACGCCGGTCATGATCAGAGTGGTGCACCGGTTGCATTATGGGCAATACATCCGTCAGGATGGACCGCAATCGCATCTCTTGAAACGTGGCACGGCCACCATGGGCGGCGTCGTCATCATTTTCGCGGTCTTGTTCGGCTGGGGCGCCTCCGCTCTCTATCGAGGTCTGACAGGCGGGCAAAGCGTGTCGTGGTCTGCCGTACTGGTGCTTTTCGCCATGGTCTCCATGGGGGCCTTGGGTTTCATCGATGACTTCGCGAAGGTACGCAAAAAGCAGAATACCGGGCTGAGCGTCGGCGGCAAGTTCTTCGGCCAGTTCGTTTTCGCCACGATCTATGCGGTTTTGGCCTTGTTGATTCCCACCAAGTCCGGATTCCCCTCGGCGCAGGCCGGTATGAGCTTCATCGAGCATCCGTTCTTCAGTTTCGAGTTTGCCGGCAAGGTCGTCGCCATCGTCATTTTCGTGATCTGGGTGAATTTCCTGATGATCGCATGGACCAACGCCGTCAATCTGACCGACGGGCTCGACGGGCTCGCCACCGGTTCCTCGATGATCTCCCTGGCCGGTTATACCATCATCGCCTTCTGGGAAAGCTATCACGTCAAGGGAGGCCCCAAGATCGGCTATTCCTACGCGGTCTCCGACCCGTTGGATCTGACGATCATCGCGGCCTGCGCCGCCGTGGCCTGCTTCGGCTTCCTCTGGTACAACTCGAACCCTGCCACTATTTTCATGGGCGACACTGGTTCACTGGCCTTGGGCGGGCTTTTCGCCGCGCTTTCCATCGCCACACACACCGAGTTCCTGGCTGTCATCATCGGCGGGCTCTACGTCATCGAGGCGTTAAGCGATGTCATCCAGGTGGGTTGTTTCAAACTCACCCACAAGCGAGTCTTCAAGATGGCGCCGATCCATCATCATTTTGAGTTGATGGGGTGGAGCGAGCAGAAAGTCGTCGTGCGCTTCTGGATGATCGAATTCATGTTTGTGTTGATCGGGCTCATGATTTTCTATGCGGATTGGGCATCGCGCTCCGGCTTGCTGATCTAG
- the murD gene encoding UDP-N-acetylmuramoyl-L-alanine--D-glutamate ligase, which produces MLVAGLGVSGRGAVQALQGRAGRVIGVDEKKPEADLHSFDDIDWNDVDIVVASPVFNPRTPFLLEAQRRNIPVISEVELAWSLRVPAEHSALHEPAPWIGITGTNGKTSTTQMVSAMLTDCGMDAPAVGNIGKSVSLAAVDPKHDALCVELSSFQMHFTDSLALDCAAITNIAADHLDWHGGMANYASDKSKVFHNAKRVLVFNADDARVSALAGEAQVGPECRKIGFTLNAPKPGQIGVSDGWIVDASGLAGAPAGDMNALAKVTEFSHLCEPDGTVYPHLLADAITALALAMGLGADPGRCLDALRAFAPGGHRIQTVATAHLKDGGTLRFVDDSKATNAHAAHASLSSYKPKSVVWIAGGLAKGGHFEDLVADQAKTIKAAVIIGVDQTPMLEAFKASAPGIPLTIIDPENKSGVMARAVEAAGKYASGGDVVLMAPACASMDQFVSYADRGSQFADAARDWVANHG; this is translated from the coding sequence ATGCTGGTAGCCGGTCTCGGGGTTTCCGGTCGCGGCGCCGTTCAAGCATTGCAGGGACGTGCCGGTCGCGTTATCGGCGTTGATGAGAAGAAACCCGAAGCCGATCTGCATTCGTTCGACGACATCGACTGGAACGACGTCGATATCGTGGTCGCTTCACCGGTCTTCAATCCGCGCACGCCTTTTCTTCTTGAAGCCCAGCGTCGTAATATTCCCGTTATCAGCGAAGTCGAGCTGGCTTGGAGCCTGCGGGTTCCGGCCGAGCATTCGGCCTTGCACGAACCGGCCCCGTGGATCGGCATCACCGGCACCAATGGCAAGACTTCGACCACCCAAATGGTCTCGGCCATGCTCACCGATTGCGGCATGGACGCCCCCGCCGTCGGCAACATCGGCAAATCCGTGAGTCTGGCTGCGGTTGATCCGAAGCACGACGCGCTGTGCGTGGAACTGAGCAGTTTCCAGATGCATTTCACCGATTCGCTGGCGCTGGATTGCGCGGCCATCACCAATATCGCGGCCGATCATCTCGATTGGCACGGCGGTATGGCCAACTATGCGTCCGACAAATCCAAGGTCTTCCACAACGCCAAGCGGGTATTGGTATTCAACGCCGATGATGCGCGAGTCTCGGCCTTGGCCGGTGAAGCCCAGGTCGGTCCGGAGTGCCGTAAAATCGGTTTTACATTGAACGCTCCCAAACCTGGCCAGATCGGCGTATCCGATGGCTGGATTGTCGATGCCAGTGGCTTGGCGGGGGCTCCGGCCGGCGATATGAACGCATTGGCCAAAGTGACCGAATTCTCGCATCTGTGCGAGCCTGACGGTACGGTCTATCCGCATCTTCTGGCCGATGCCATCACCGCCTTGGCGCTGGCCATGGGACTTGGCGCAGATCCCGGTCGTTGCCTTGACGCCTTGCGCGCCTTCGCCCCCGGCGGCCATCGCATCCAGACCGTCGCCACCGCACATCTGAAGGATGGCGGCACGCTGCGTTTCGTGGACGATTCCAAGGCCACCAACGCCCACGCCGCCCATGCCTCGCTTTCCAGCTACAAGCCCAAGTCCGTGGTCTGGATCGCCGGAGGACTGGCCAAGGGCGGGCATTTCGAGGATCTTGTCGCCGACCAGGCCAAAACCATCAAGGCGGCCGTCATCATCGGCGTCGACCAGACGCCCATGCTTGAGGCGTTCAAAGCCAGTGCCCCCGGCATCCCGCTGACGATCATCGATCCGGAAAACAAGTCGGGTGTGATGGCGCGTGCGGTCGAAGCCGCGGGCAAGTATGCTTCAGGCGGCGACGTGGTGTTGATGGCACCGGCATGTGCTTCGATGGACCAGTTCGTCTCGTATGCCGACCGCGGTTCACAGTTCGCCGACGCCGCCCGTGATTGGGTGGCCAACCATGGCTAG